In the genome of Aedes aegypti strain LVP_AGWG chromosome 2, AaegL5.0 Primary Assembly, whole genome shotgun sequence, the window AACATAAAGCTAAAGACCACTAAAAGCTATTTATGTAATGTATAACAAACTGTGACATGATATTACAGTGTACAAATATTGTAGAACTGTATAGCAATAAGAATTCGAGAGTTATGGTGAAAATATAAAACAGCCGTTTGTCAAATTGTTTTGCGCAACAAACTCACACTTTAGCATTTCACTATATTTCACTTAATTGAAACAGTTTGGTGAACTGTTGGTTATATTATGCAcgcttgaaaaaatatatgtggATGTAGATGGAACATCAAGAAATTTAACTTCTTTTATTGAAAAGATGCGTACGTGTGTACATCTcggcaaaaaatgtttttctactTCACGgtcaaaagcaaaaaaaaatgaaaacaaaaaaaaaagattaaattttgttccaaactttttaaatatgtgCCGTCACTGAGTTGACTTTTTTTAGCGTGCATTTTTCTGCATTGTTGTAAACAAATGAAGTAAATTTTTGTCTCCGATACTTTTGCTCCGCTTTGTCGTCTCCGTCGTCGCAGAAAAATCGGAGGAAATAGGAAATGTAAGTTGTtgaacatatgttaaaattaatACGAAATTCACATAATAGTGTTTTTCTATTACAGCTTTACAACGGAACGCAGAGAACCCCTCAACCTGGCAAGTGTGCGGCCGCAAGAAAAACAGACTCCCAAGGCGCGTTTGACCTAGAGCCATGGAATTATCGTTGTTCTGCTGCTAATCACAAGTAAGATCCAAAAACCGTCTTATTTCCAATTGTGAAACAATTTTTTGTTCATGTTTCAGTTACCGGACCAACAAAACAGACATCCAGCAACCAACCCACACGCAAAAATCAAGCACCACCCAAAAAGCATTCAAGAGATGAACCACTAGGAGTGAGCACAATAATGATTACTGTCCGAAGCTCTGAAGTTCCCTGACTTGCTGAACAGTACCGGGCAGTTGCTGACTTCCATGGAATCGATGTAAACGATGAGATCAAAAATCCTGATGGCTACGTGacacagaaaaaatattatggGGTATTGCATTTGTGGCGAGACACTTAAATTAATTCTGAATCgcgattatttatttattttcaatattgaaattatattcTATCAATAGTTTAAGTCATCATACTTTATAAATAGATATCTAGAATGCTTCCCAGCATGTTTCGGGCCGTACTAAACTTTACATATTCTATCTGAAGTAAAGTTTTGATACACctaattatttgttttattttacctaTTGAGCTTCATATTGTGTAATTACAACAGTACAGTACATCATATGGTTACATTACCATAAAACACaataaatcaacagtttcgcgtacattattcatttttattccaACGTAATGGTTAAACTGTTTTCAAACAGTCTGCGTAACATTCAATTGTGCAAAAAATGGATAATAAATCAACAATTTGGCAAACAGCAaccggaaaaaaaatgttcgggaaaATTGGCGTTtttaaatggttacataacttaaccgcctatttccCATATTGTACTTTTCCTAATTACCATTTCTGAAACTGTCAAAACCGTTCATGGAACTGTAGCCTTATTGTTATTTTGGGTGTTAAAGGAAACTGTTCATATATTGTCACGAATGGTTTTGGATAGTACGGGAAACTGTactgatatgtgtgatattctGGAGACCACTAATTACTACACATATTTATATTATCAAAACAACCACTCTCTTTATTACGACTGTTTTCCAGCCCGTCCCAATCCATACTGTCCCAACATTCTTACACACTAAATCTAGGATACCACATCCTCCCCTCACATCAACGATAATGTAAATAGAAACATTTCATATATCATTCATAAGCACGTCTGATCGCATTAAGGAATCTTTGGGGTTTTCTGATCTCCCGGGTGTTTCGGCGTTTTCCAATGGGCTCTTCATCATCTGGAAAATCTCCCTGAGTGGAACGTTTGGTACCATTACGCAGTTCGTCTGTTGTTCCATGGATGTTACTCGTCTGTAGCTTCGACTGCTCCTTCTCCTGCGGTgctatttgagaaaaaaaaaaatgaagcaaatgttGCAACAGAAAGATTATATTATATTCTAAAATAATCTTTATTAGAGCTAATTGCGACTGTTCTGTACAAGAGCTGGTAATGGAATCACTCTTTTCAGAGTAACTTGTCAGAATGCCAACTCAGAGTTGGCTGCCATGGACTGCTACGATGCTACCACTGGATTGCTTGTGATAACATCTCTCCCTTCTTATTTCCGGAGTACCCAGTACGGTTCGAATCTTGACGGCATTCTAATTGTTCGCTTTGGACGGATTCGTACCTCTGGAGTAACTGAAGGTATACTTTCTGATTCTTGTTGATTAGCTTCAGGTCCATGGTCATCTTCGTTGGTAGCTTGCAAATGTACATCAGAAATGTCTGATATTTCCTGATTTCCAGCTGTTTCAACCGGAATAGTATCTTGAACGGGTATAGGTTTTGATTGTAGGCCAAACATGTCAACCAGGATACTTAATGGTGATCTGCTGGAATCTGTAACGCTGCTGCTTACTTCACGCCACTTCAGCTGGTTTGCATGGGATCGAATGAGCTTGCGTCTGCCATGCTGGTTGTCTAGTAACACGTTGTAGTTTACATGTCCAAACGCCTCAATCACGACTCCTGCTGACCAAGTCCATTTGTTCGCAGAATAAACCTTGGCATATATTTTATCTCCGGCTTGAAACGAACGGGAAACAACTCCATGCTTTTTGTTGAATTGATCGTTCTGCTGCTGGTTCACGACTGTGGGTATGCGTTGGGTTGGTTGAAGTAAACTGAGAGCTGTACGCATTTTGCGACCAAGTATTAGTTCTGCTGGCGATTTTCCTTGCAGTATACGACTTGGTGTAGAACGGTACGTTTGTAGAAATACCTGTAGTGTCTTGGCAATCTTCTCCCCTTCGTTTATTTTAAGTAGTGATCTCTTCAAAGTGTCGACAAACCTCTCCGCCTGGCCGTTGGATTGTGGATGATACGGTGCTGTTCTTAGATGTTGGATTCCATTGGATTTACAGAACGCGGCGAACTGCTCCGAGGTTAACTGCGATCCGTTGTCCGATACCACAGTTGAAGGAACTCCAAAACGGGAAAacaattcgtccagaaattcagtAACACTTGATGTAGTTGGCGATCGGACGATCTGAACCTCTGGCCATTTGGAATGAGCATCGACGACAACCAGAAAATATTGATCGAAAAACGGTCCTGCAAAATCGATATGAATTCGTTCCCAAGGACTTGCGGTTTGAGGCCATGATTGCAGTGGAACCTTCCTAGGCGTTTTCGAATGGAAGGCACAGTTGTTGCATTCTCTAACGAAAGCTTCAATAGCATTGTCTATTTTCGGCCAGAACACGTGACTTCGGGCGATGGCTTTCATTCTCTCAATTCCGGGATGACCACGATGTAATTGCTTCAGAATACGGGTACGAAAATTGTACGGTATTACCAAACGATCGGCCATCATGACACATCCTTTCACTACAGTCAGAGTTTCACGATACGGAAAGAATTGACGTACTTGCTCATCTTCGATACTGTTTGCTTTTGATGGCCATCCTTGCTGATTTAAACGGACCACTTGCTGCAGAACGGGACACTTGATTGTTTCTTTTCGAATCATGTTGAAAGTTATTGGCAGTATTCCGACAGCTTCGTCTAACGGAACTTCAATATCTTCTTCCAGTTGAACAGCAGCAATAATGAAATCCTCGTCAGGTTTCGTGTAATTGTTGATCAGCCTCGATAGCACATCCGCATAGCCAAACTGTGTAGTTGAAACATATTCAATCTCGAAGTCGTAGCATAAGAGAGTCAGCGCCCATCGTTGCAAACGGTTTGCAGTATGCAGAGGTATTCCTTTCTTCGAACCAAAAATTCTCAGTAAGGGTTGATGGTCGGTTTGCAGCGTGAACTTCCTGCCCAGAATCATCCGATGGAATTTGGTTACTCCAAAAACCAATGCTAAACCTTCTTTTTCAATTTGGCAGTAACCGGCTTCAGCTTGCGTCAGCGTTCGGGAAGCATGAGCGATTGCTTTCAGGTTACCATCTGGAAAACGATGCATGGCAACTGCGCCGATACCTGATTTTGATGCGTCTGCAGCGATGATGATTTCCTGTTTCGGATCATAGTGAGTGAGCAGCAAATCCGATTGCAGAATTTCCTTGATCTTCTCGAATGAATTTTGACATGCTGAGGACCAAACGAACTGGACATCTTTCTTCAGTAACGCATCGAGAGGACGTCGTAGGTGGTgcattttcttcacaaattttgaataatagtTCACAGCACCCAGGAATGACCGCAAACTGGTAATGTCGGTTGGGGCAGGCATCTTGGAGATTGCTTCAATCTTCGATGGATCCGGGCGTAGTCCATTTTCATCAACAATGTGGCCGAGATATTTGATTTCCCTTTGAAGAACGCTGCATTTTTCTTCGCGAAGGTGAAAACCGTACTCCTCCAGGCGCTTGAAAAGAGCTTCGAGACGCTGATGATGCTCTACTTCTGTTTTGCTGAATACAATGATGTCGTCCAGAAAAGATTCAACTCCTTCGAGGTCTGCTATCATGCCGTTCATCAATTGTTGAAAAGCTCCGGGGGCAGACTTCACACCTGGCGCCAATCTGTTGAAACGATAGAGTCCTCGATGGGTATTGATTGTTAACAGTTGTTTTGAATCGTCATCCACTTCAACTTGAAGATATGCATCAGATAAATCGATGATGCTGAAGAACTTGCATCCATTCAGCTTGGTGAAAATGTCGTCCGGTACTGGTAAAGGGTAATTGTTTGCTTCCAACGCTGCGTTTAATCCGGTGGAATAGTCGGCACAGATGCGTACCTTTCCATTAGGCTTCTTCACAGTAACGATTGGAGCGGCCCATGGCGAAAAATCTACGGGTGTGATGATTTCCGCTTGCTCCAAACGATCCAATTCGGTGTCAACCTTCGTGATGGATGTGAACGGAACTGGACGTTTCGGCTTGTACACAGGACGTGCATCTTGTTTGAGGTACAATTTCACTTTCGTTTTCTTACAATGTCCGAGGGTATCCTTGAACACGTTCGGAAACGCTTCTTTGTAGTTCTGGATCGGTGACTGCGTAGCTTGTACTTTTCTACAGATCGCTGATAGAGGTTTAGACCATAGTTCAAAAAGTTCAATCCAATCTAGGCCGAACAAATTGAGATTAGGGTGATTTGTCACGAAGCAGGTGCCGTCTTTGATGATGTTTCCAAGCTTGATGGAACAGGTGAGCTCTCCTACTAGATTCAAAGGCTTCCCCGACGCCGTTTTCGCTTCGCTTGTTGTTGGTTTCAAATCCGGTGATCCAAGTTTCTCCCAGGTTTGTCTTGAAATGAGGGTGATATCAGATGCTGTATCGAACTGAAGTTTAATCTTCACGCCGCAGATGTTGACGTTCACGAACTTTCTTCTGATTTCGCTGTTAATCTGGTTAACCGCAAATATGCCGTTGACGCTCGATTTCTTCTTACCTTTGTGTTTCTTGAATCCTGGGTTGGGCTTCACAGAAATGCAACTGCAGTAGCCTTCCTTATGCCCAACTTTGTTGCAGGATTTGCAGGTATGATTCGCAAAAGAGCAATCACGAACAAAGTGCATGCCACCGCACTGCCAGCATGGTGTTCTTGGAACGCTAGAATGCTTGTTGTCCTTGGTCGATTGCGCAGATTGGTTCGATTGTTGCTTCTTCTGTTTGACTGCACAGACTGTTGCTGCAATTGATGATTTCTGCTCGATCAAGGCGGTGTCGTGTTTCAAATTCTGCAACCGTTGACATTCGTTGATGAGGGTGTCCAACTTGCACTCGCCTTCTCCATCTGCTTCTAGTTTTGAAAGTAATCTGGTTCTGATGTCAGCTTCCTTCGGCGATCTTAATCCGCAGATGAAAATGAGAGATTTGAATTGATCGGCTGTGATACGGTTCAACTCGAAATCCTCGCATCGTTTGTTGACTGTCGCTGCATAGGTCACGTAATCCTCTTCCGCTTTCTTCgttatttgaaaacattgatACCGCTTGCTGAATAACGTGGTTCTCATTCCGAACAGTTGCTTCAACTTGGAGACGGTGTCCGCAAACGAAAACTCACGGTAATGCTTTGGTAACAGGAAATTCACGTACTTGTCATGCACGTTCACGCTGAGGCTTCTTAATAGGAGACGGACCTTCGCTGAATCATCCAGATTAACGCCATCCTTCAGGAAAAGATCTTCATATTTTTGGTACCATCGGTCGAATACTAAGCCGTTCTCGGGATCGTAGCAAAACTCACGGATGTTTGACGCTAGGGATTCAATGATGAATTCGGGGCCGCTTGCTGTCCTGGCTGGAGCTTCTAGGTTGTTGAAACGTTCCATCATGGCCATTAGACGAGCATTCTGTTCCACCATCTGCTGATTTTGCTGGAGAATGAGCCGGAAAACATCTTGACCTCCGAGGTTTGCTGATGGTTCTCCTCCCGATAaagacattcttcttcttttccgaGATTCCAGAGTGGATTCTTTAATAACTCGTCGCCAAAATATTATATTCTAAAATAATCTTTATTAGAGCTAATTGCGACTGTTCTGTACAAGAGCTGGTAATGGAATCACTCTTTTCAGAGTAACTTGTCAGAATGCCAACTCAGAGTTGGCTGCCATGGACTGCTACGATGCTACCACTGGATTGCTTGTGATAACAGATTAACATGTAAAATAATatgttgtgtgtgtgtgtttttttttctttactttACCATTGTCTACtggtttgtttgttttgcgttCCACGTACTTCTTCAAAAACTTTACGTTACGATCGTATGTTTTATCAGTTGTAGCATCCGTGATCGTGGCTCGGCCAGCTCCTTGAATTTAACTACTTTGTGAAACGCATTTTTGTATGGTGTGTCCGCTTTATCCCGCTTTTGTTGCGATACCAGTACGGtgtctccaacttcgatttcgGTTCTCCGAGCTCTGCGATTACTGTCCTCTCTTGAATTACGGTTAAACTTTGCCATCTGATCCCGATCTCGTAGTTCTTCATCGAACGACTGCCGCTGATCTGTACGACGATTTGGTAGTACACTCCGCACAGCTCTCCCAAACATCAACTCAGCCGGAGGGATCTTTGTCACATGATGAGGCCACGAATTGTACGCAGCCACGTAATCGGATAGGGCTTCCTTCCAAttaagctttccaagcttagCAATCGCTGTGATCTTATTGATGCCCTGCATGCTCCTCTCAACAAGACCATTCTCCGTCGGATTTAAAGGAGTGCTATGAATCAACCGAACTCCCCATACATTATTTAACCATGCTTTCAAATCCGCGCTGTTGAAAGGAGGGCCATTGTCAGCCTTcaaagttttcggaatatagTAAGTGTTGAAGATccttttcaaattctttttcaCGGCTTCCGTATCTGTTTTATCTAACGGAACGGCAACAAGAAAACGTGAATAATTGTCGGTCAATACCAAAGCTTTCCAGTTAAGTATGTCGGATGCAGAGGCAAAATCCATTGATACGTAATCCCACGGGTTCTGGGGTAGTTCTGTCATCTCAATTGGTACAGGGCGTGATGTTACTGTCACAAGTTGGCACTCCGGGCAGCTTCTTACAAATTCTTCAATCTCTCGGTCCATACCTGGCCACCACAACCCTTGCCTTAGGAAATTTTTCATGGTGGACATGCCTGGATGGCTTCGGTGAGCCAATCGTAACGCTCTATTCCGTAATGTTGAtggcaaaaccattttttcgcgtTTCATCAATACCTCTCCTTGCAAATATAAATCGCTCTGGAATGCCTGATACTTCGCAATACATTCGGGCCACTTTTCCTTCTTCTCCAACCACTTAATGACAGTTTGTATCTCATCATCAACCAGCAATTCCTTCTTAACTTCTGCATTTGTTAACGCTAACAACTGGTCATTGATGTCACTAGTACTCGCTGTCACTGAAAACAGTTCATGGGACTCCTTTTCGTTTCCAAACGCCGGACTTTCCGTCTTAGCTCCAATCCTCGATGGAGCATCGGCAATATTGTCTTTTCCAGAAACATGTTGAAAATCAAAGCAGAAGTGGTCCATTCTTAGCATCCAGCCCTCAGCGCGTGATAAAATTCTTTTGCCAGCATCCTTACGGTTACCATTCTTGGTCATAAACATCAGTGCCTCACTATCCGATCAGTTTCGTTGAAGTATCCTCTCTTGATCAAATCAGTTTCAACTTCATCCTTAAGCCTTTCGAATGCTTCTTGATGTTCGCTGGTCCAGTTAAACTTTGCATTGTCCGTTAGAAGTTCgcgcaaaatttttgttttatgggAGAAATTTCTCATAAACGGACTTATGTATGTCAGCATTCCCAAAAAACTACGAACTTCTGATGTATCCTTGGGCCTTGCAAACATCTTGATATCCGATATTTTCTTCTGCATTGGCAAAATACCGCTACCGTCAATCGTAAATCCAAGAAAATCTACAGTCATCTGATCATATTTAGATTTCTCTTCGTTGACCGTAAGGTTATTTTCAGCTAAAACTCTTTTTACTTCGTCAACGTGATATCTTAACTCTTCCAAAGTTCGCCCAAACACCAAGATATCATCTAGGTATATGATGATGTGTTTGCACTTCATCAGTAACCGTTCCATGACTCTTTGGAACAACTCTGGGGCACATGACAATCCAAATGGTAGTCTTCTGAAGCGCATTAATCCATTGGCTGTCATGAAAGTCGTATAATGTCGGACCTCTTCGGCTAATTCTACGTGGAAATATGCGTCTTTCAGATCAAGTTTGGAGAAAAACATAGTCCCACTAGGAATATCGGTCCAAATCTTGTCAAGCGATGGCATAGGGTACGGTTCTCGGATAATTGCCTTATTTACCTCGCGATAATCCACAACTATTCGAAAATCGGAGGTACCCTTTGGTACTAATACCAACGGAGAAACGCATGTTATAACGTCGTTTTCTTTATCTGCCCTCTCAATGATACCCCTTTCTTCCATTAACCTCAATCTCTCATTGGTAGCAGATTCAAACGCCTTCGGAATGCTACTTTGAATTTCACGGCAGCGATAGGAAGTTTTGGAATCTCTTGCGGTTCGTTTTTATGTGCAGTAGCAACATCGAGCATCTTGGGCTCCAACCTAGTGTCAGTGATTGAGCAGACAATTTTGTCAAAACCCGTAGCATGTGCACCCATGATGTTTCGCAGGCCTATGTGAACCAAATTCAACTTCTTTGCTGTTTCATAACTCAGCAACGACAAATCAGTACCCTCAACCACAAAGAACTTTGCTAACTGTAATGGTTGACCATTCACGCCAATATACGCTGTGAACGAACACTCCACTTGTAGTGGATGCTGATTTGCATAGCTCCGTAAAATTTCTTCTGGATATAGCTCGAAATCCTGTACGACTGAACGGCATTTACGTTTGATTATTTGCCACCCGATTGTCGTAATGGTGTTAACAGTAGCACCTGTATCGACAAGAAACTCAAAGTCTTCCGTTCCAATTTTACATATTACTATTCTAGCATCATCATGTTTTCGTGGGTCATTTACGCTGCCAGTTATCAACTgtaaataattcataaaaaaaatgtttcatttgaaatttttctttaTTGTTTTGGCATGTTTATCATAGAGACCATTCTGTGCACCCCCAAATAATCACCGATCAATCTATCTTACCTGATTGATCCTTCCAACCTCAGATTTATACGTTTCGCCACCTTCAACGCGTCCTCGTTTATTCTGTAGATCGTCTTTGGTTCTTGAGAAACAAAACTCAGCGAAATGACCCTCTTTTCCACATGCGTAGCATTTGACGCGATGAGCCCTGCACTCCTTGAAACCGTGGATTCTTCCGCATTTCGAGCAATTGCGGTTGTTAGCGCTATAGTGTCCTGATCCATTACGCATACCCACGTTACGGAACCGAACTGCACCATTCCCCTTCGAGTGTGATTCACGACGAGAACCATAGCGCATTGAACTTAATCCTGACATCTGATTAACGCAGTATAACAGGCTTCATCAAATTCGCTTCATTCACACCCTCTGCATTGGTGCTAGTTTCTACCTTTGCATTTAGTTTAACCTCCTCTGTTTCCAGTCGGATATAATCAAGGTGTCTACCGTGGGCCATAATCCGCTCAAGATCGTTGTGAAACACATCGCTCATTTCATAAAGCTTGGTTGCGATTTCCGGCACAGAGCGCCTGATCAGAGCCTGGGAGAATTCTTCATAACGTTGCTCAGGATCGAACTCACAAAACTTTGCCTGATTTTCCAATCGCAACACCCAGTCAACGAAAGGCTCAGAAGCAACCATTCGCATTTCTCGGAACTTCATCCTCTCCTTAGTATAGTCGcaagtttgatcaaaatacCTGTTCAGCGCTGTGATCGTAGCGCTGTAAATGTTATCCGCACCAACCAGCAAATTTTCCTGAGCTTCGATTACGCTCAGTAGGTAACTGCCggcaaatattttcaatccCGTCAGCTGCACAACGGGATCAACTGGTTCCTTACAGGCGACGATTCGCTCAAACTGGTTCCGGAACCGTATCCATTCGGCTTTACGTTTATTCAGAGGCAATTCCCCATCAAACTGTTGAAGCGGCCATGATCCTGAAAGCCATTTCGAAGCGGCTTTTCCCCGTTTTGCTTTCACTTGTTTTGCCTTTTTCAATGCACCACGAGCACTATCCAACACAGGCATTGCCATCGCAGCTTCTTCAGCCATTTTCCCATTCTCAACACTTTCATCTTTTTCAAACGACTCTTCTGGCGATGAAATGTCGCTCTCACGCCACGATCCACTCATTTTCGTATTGTTTTCACCAAacaaaaatctttctgaaatgcACTCCCTTCACAACAATGAAATTGGTTTTCCGTTTTTCCCCAGAAGATCAAAATAACTCGACCGGCTTTCAAATGTATACTCCGAAAGACACGACGCAAACAACTGAGCTGATTCACGATGAAAAATAACGGTACTCAATTCCTTTCACGCACACTGATTCATTATTCTAATTTCCATGCGTTCCATTCCAGCATAGTACACTTCACATCAAAAATGGGCAGTGcagccagattttttttttttttaatccttctaatagtttttttttttttttataatattttattattatttttgttttgtttattgtttgcttTTAATCAATTAATCATATATAATTAAGCAGTTATTTGAAACATGTTGGCCTTGGGCTTTACCCGACTCAACTGTTTATACCAGAAACTGACATGTATAGTGTACGTTGGCCTTGGGCTGTACCCGACTCAACGGCGTAAGTTTAAGTTGGCCTTGGGCTGTACCCGACTCAACGGCGTAAGTTTTAGTTGGCCTTGGGCTTTACCCGACTCAACGGAATAACTTTTAGTTGGCCTTGGGCTTAACCCGACTCAACAGTTTTTACCTTGAGCTGTACTCGATGCAAAATTCACATATAACTATAAGTTGATTTTGGGC includes:
- the LOC110675796 gene encoding uncharacterized protein K02A2.6-like produces the protein MFMTKNGNRKDAGKRILSRAEGWMLRMDHFCFDFQHVSGKDNIADAPSRIGAKTESPAFGNEKESHELFSVTASTSDINDQLLALTNAEVKKELLVDDEIQTVIKWLEKKEKWPECIAKYQAFQSDLYLQGEVLMKREKMVLPSTLRNRALRLAHRSHPGMSTMKNFLRQGLWWPGMDREIEEFVRSCPECQLVTVTSRPVPIEMTELPQNPWDYVSMDFASASDILNWKALVLTDNYSRFLVAVPLDKTDTEAVKKNLKRIFNTYYIPKTLKADNGPPFNSADLKAWLNNVWGVRLIHSTPLNPTENGLVERSMQGINKITAIAKLGKLNWKEALSDYVAAYNSWPHHVTKIPPAELMFGRAVRSVLPNRRTDQRQSFDEELRDRDQMAKFNRNSREDSNRRARRTEIEVGDTVLVSQQKRDKADTPYKNAFHKVVKFKELAEPRSRMLQLIKHTIVT